ACTGCGCCTCGTCGATGTCGTCGAACCCAGCGACGGCCACGTCGTCAGGAACCCTGACGCCGTGCTTGGCCAGCGCGCGCAATGCCCCGAGCGCGAGCGTGTCGTTCAACGCGAGTACGGCGTCGAACCTCGCCTCCGAGGCGATCAGCGCCTCCATCGCCTCGGCCCCGGTCGCGCGGTGCCACGGCCCGGCCGGCATCGCGAGCTGCTCGATCGGCTCGACCCCGGCGTCCGCCAGCGTGGCCGCGAACGCGTCGTACCGGATGGCCGCCGTACCGACCAGCTCGCCGGGATGCGTACCGATCACGGCGATCCGCCGGCGTCCCAGCTCGAGCAGGTGCTCGGTCGCGGCGCGGGTGCCGGCGACGTTGTCGATCATCACGTGGTCGACCGGACCGTGGAAGATCCGCTCGCCGAGCAGCACCATCGGCGTCGACGTGTGCAGATGCTCGACGTCGTCCGGCCCGAGGCCGAGCGGGCTGAACAGCAGCCCGTCGACCAGATGCCCGCGCGGACGTGCGAGCGCGGCGAGTTCGCGTTCGCGGATCGCGCCGGTCTGCTCGATCATCACCGTCAGTCCGTGCTCCTCGGCCGCGGTGATCACGGCGTCGGCCAGCTCGGCGAAGTACGGCAGGCTCAGCTCCGGGACGGCGAGCCCGATGATGCCGGTACGACCGGACTTGAGGTTGCGGGCGGAGATGTTGAGTTGGTAGCCGAGCGCATCGATCGACGCGAGCACCCGCTGCCGCGTTTCGTCGCGGATGAAGGGATAGCCGCTCATCACGTTCGACACCGTCTTCGGCGACACTCCCGCATGCTGCGCCACGTCCCGCATGGTCACTGCCACAGGTAGTCCCCTCCGCGTCCGCCCGGTACTGGTCCGAACACGGTAGTCCACGCGCCGAGAACTCAGCTCGGCTTTTCGTCCGGGCTGCCGAGGTCCAGGGCGTAGGCCCTTCGCCCGGCCGACGGCAGGACGCCGTACGGCGGGCGGTTGAGTGGAGTCAGCCGCACACCGATCCGTAGCGCCTGATCGACGATCGCGTCCTCGGGGCGGCCGAGCCGCAGGCCGATCACGCAGGGTGGGAAGTTGTCGGCGGCCAGTTCCTCGAGCTTGCTCAGGTCCTGGGTCGTCCAGGGCTCCCCGGCGTTGCGGATCGACTGCGGCAGTGCCATCGGACTCAACTTCTTCTTTCCGTTGTCCTACGTTGTCTTTCCCTCTGGTGCCCCGTTGGCGGCGCGCTAAAAGTGCCGGGCCGAAGAAACACGCTCAGTAAGACTGCAGTTCCAGCAAGGTGCCGTCGGGTGCGCGCAGATGGGCGGTCCGCAGATTCGGTCCCCACTGGGGACGATCCTGCGCTTCGGCCACGGGCGTCGCGCCGTGCTTCTCGACCACCTGCGCCGCCGCGTCCACGTCATCGACCTTGAGCACCAGCATCGTGCTCGTCGACGGCGGAGCTTCTGCGTCGAGTCCGAGTGCGGCGGCGAGCCCGGCCCGGCCGAACAGCACCAGCGCGGCCTCGCCGCCGAGGTCCCAGTTCGCGTACGTCGCCTCCGGAATCACCTTTACTGGTTGAATTCCGAACAGTTCCTCGAGTGCGCCGCGGTAGAACTCGACCGTCGCGGCGAAGTCGTCGACCAGCAACCGGGGGTAGAGCGCGTCCATCAAGTCCTCCGAATTAGTGGGGAAGTACCAACGATTGGTTCGACCCTACAATGGACTGCCATGGAGACGCTGCTGGGGATGACCACGTTCGTGCTGCACAAGGTGGGTGTGGCCGGCCGGCGCGAGATCGCGGAGCGTCTGGCCGTCCGCCCCGGCATCACGCTGTGGCAGTTCGCGGCCCTCGCCGAACTGGCCGACCAGGGCCCGTCGGCCCAGAGCACGCTGGCCGGCGGGCTGGGACTCGACCCGAGCGACATGGTCCGCCTGATGGACGAGCTGCTCGAGGACGAACTGGTCTCCCGCGAGCGCGACCCGGACGACCGCCGCCGGTACCGCATCGCCCTGACCGGCCTCGGCCGCCGAACCTTCACGACCGCCCGGAACGTCGTACAGAAGGTCGAGAACTCGACCCTGTCGCCACTGACCGCGACCGAACGGGCCCAGCTCCTCAAACTGGCCGCCAAGGTGCACGCGGGCCTGAGGTCTGTCAGTAGGTCATGAGGACCGGTCAGCTGGCGGAGCGGTCCTGCAGGGGGCGGCGGCGGGCGGAAGGCTCGGTGAGAGCTACCGGCTGCCAGGCGCCGTCGGCCGGGTAGAGGTCGGTGCCCGGCGGGACGATCTCGTCGATCCGGTCCAGGGTCTTGTCGTCGAGGGTCAGGTCGGCGGCCTTCAGCGTGCCTTCGAGGTGGGCCATCGTGCGGGGGCCGGTGATGACGGAGGTGACCGCGGGGTGGGTGACGGCGAACGCCAGGGCGAGTTCGGGGAGAGTGCGGCCGATACCGTCGGCGACCTCGATCAACTGCTCCAGCGCGTCGAACTTGGCGGCGTTGCCCGGGATCGTGGGATCGAAGCGGAACGGCGTGAGAGCG
The Kribbella italica DNA segment above includes these coding regions:
- a CDS encoding MarR family winged helix-turn-helix transcriptional regulator, whose product is METLLGMTTFVLHKVGVAGRREIAERLAVRPGITLWQFAALAELADQGPSAQSTLAGGLGLDPSDMVRLMDELLEDELVSRERDPDDRRRYRIALTGLGRRTFTTARNVVQKVENSTLSPLTATERAQLLKLAAKVHAGLRSVSRS
- a CDS encoding VOC family protein, giving the protein MDALYPRLLVDDFAATVEFYRGALEELFGIQPVKVIPEATYANWDLGGEAALVLFGRAGLAAALGLDAEAPPSTSTMLVLKVDDVDAAAQVVEKHGATPVAEAQDRPQWGPNLRTAHLRAPDGTLLELQSY
- a CDS encoding LacI family DNA-binding transcriptional regulator, yielding MRDVAQHAGVSPKTVSNVMSGYPFIRDETRQRVLASIDALGYQLNISARNLKSGRTGIIGLAVPELSLPYFAELADAVITAAEEHGLTVMIEQTGAIRERELAALARPRGHLVDGLLFSPLGLGPDDVEHLHTSTPMVLLGERIFHGPVDHVMIDNVAGTRAATEHLLELGRRRIAVIGTHPGELVGTAAIRYDAFAATLADAGVEPIEQLAMPAGPWHRATGAEAMEALIASEARFDAVLALNDTLALGALRALAKHGVRVPDDVAVAGFDDIDEAQYSTPSLTTVDPGRAQIAATAVEILVGRMNGDDTAHREIVAQYALHIRESTAGP